A region from the Gossypium hirsutum isolate 1008001.06 chromosome A08, Gossypium_hirsutum_v2.1, whole genome shotgun sequence genome encodes:
- the LOC107945318 gene encoding glucan endo-1,3-beta-glucosidase 6 — protein MGCITVTIGIVCLFTLLWSVNGIGVNWGTQTSHPLPPDTVVRMLRENGIQKVKLFDADYGILKALGKTGIEVMVGIPNDMLASVGGSMKAAEKWVAKNVSEHISSNNVNIRYVAVGNEPFLETYNGSYLHITLPALSNIQSALIKAGIGSQVKVTVPLNADVYASSNTYPSGGDFRTDIFDPMLKIVKFLNDSNSPFTVNIYPFISLYTDSNFPVEYAFFDGNATPLNDGGTLYYNMFDANLDTLAHALQKNGFGNLPIIVGEIGWPTDGDRNANIEYARRFNQGFMSHISGGKGTPMRPIPIDAYLFSLIDEDEKSIDPGNFERHWGIFYFDGQVKYPLNLGTTNSGALIPAKGVQYLERKWCVMKLSAPLDDPQVAQSVSYACGRADCTSLGYGTSCGNLDARGNISYAFNSYFQKNNQLEDACKFPNVSVITKTDPTPTVGNCKFPIMIQPYYESAGRRFGCGQMPLPLVSVLLLLLLTVVQL, from the exons ATGGGGTGTATTACAGTTACTATCGGGATTGTATGTTTGTTTACCTTGTTGTGGAGTGTGAacggaattggtgtgaactggggAACACAGACATCCCACCCTCTGCCCCCAGACACAGTAGTAAGGATGCTGAGAGAGAATGGGATTCAAAAAGTGAAGCTTTTTGATGCAGATTATGGTATACTTAAGGCTCTAGGTAAGACTGGGATTGAGGTCATGGTGGGTATCCCAAATGACATGCTCGCTTCTGTGGGTGGCAGCATGAAGGCTGCTGAGAAATGGGTTGCCAAAAATGTCTCCGAACATATCTCCTCCAATAATGTCAACATCAG ATATGTTGCTGTTGGTAATGAACCTTTCTTGGAGACATATAATGGAAGCTATCTTCATATAACCCTCCCTGCTCTTAGTAATATCCAGTCTGCCCTGATCAAAGCTGGGATTGGCAGCCAAGTAAAGGTTACTGTTCCTCTCAATGCTGATGTTTATGCAAGTTCAAATACCTATCCGTCTGGTGGTGATTTCCGTACTGATATCTTTGACCCCATGCTTAAAATTGTCAAGTTCTTGAATGATAGTAATTCTCCCTTCACGGTGAACATCTATCCTTTTATTAGCCTCTATACTGATTCCAATTTCCCAGTTGAGTATGCATTCTTTGATGGCAACGCGACGCCTCTAAATGATGGTGGGACATTATATTACAACATGTTTGATGCTAATCTTGATACTCTTGCACATGCATTACAAAAGAATGGATTTGGAAATCTGCCTATTATAGTTGGGGAGATTGGGTGGCCCACTGATGGAGACCGAAATGCTAACATAGAATATGCTCGACGATTCAATCAAGGTTTTATGTCTCATATTTCTGGTGGGAAAGGAACCCCAATGAGACCCATACCGATAGATGCGTATTTATTTAGCTTGATTGATGAGGATGAAAAGAGCATTGATCCAGGGAATTTTGAGCGCCACTGgggtattttttattttgatggacAGGTTAAATACCCTCTCAACCTTGGAACTACAAACAGTGGAGCATTAATTCCTGCAAAAGGTGTACAGTACTTGGAGAGGAAGTGGTGTGTGATGAAGCTTTCAGCCCCACTTGATGACCCACAAGTGGCACAAAGTGTGAGCTATGCATGTGGCCGTGCTGACTGCACTAGCCTCGGTTATGGGACATCTTGTGGAAACCTAGATGCTAGGGGAAACATTTCTTATGCCTTTAACAGTTATTTTCAGAAGAATAACCAGCTTGAAGACGCCTGCAAATTTCCAAATGTTTCAGTTATAACGAAAACGGATCCCACCCCTACGGTGGGAAATTGCAAATTTCCAATAATGATCCAGCCCTATTATGAATCTGCAGGACGGAGGTTTGGGTGTGGCCAGATGCCATTGCCTTTGGTTTCTGTTCTTCTCCTCCTATTGCTAACGGTTGTACAACTCTAA